The following coding sequences lie in one Streptomyces albofaciens JCM 4342 genomic window:
- a CDS encoding MDR family MFS transporter, which yields MAQNNATKASDGAGKQHAGVRQVWRESPTAVKSLLAGTMINRLGGFVQVFMVLYLTHRGFSDTQAGAALGVYGGGAVLGTLIGGGMSDRLGPRLTIVSTLLGSAVLLPCVLYLDNYWAILAVIGVSGAASMAYQPASTSVISHLTPTERHVMIFAMGRLAINLGTTAAPLLGAALVKVSWDFLFWGEALAVVIFSTVVATTLPHVAPDTPGPAADGPGDGGKAPRASYLAVLADRRYLLFLLAMFVSSVIYIQHISALPLTVRHLGMGVEVYAVLIALNGFLVIACELLVAKVVQRWRIRTAVIIGVLLTGIGMSMYALPWGLAALVIATLVWSLGEIIGYPSLFFAYPAQAGPPGLRGRYLGASNALYGLGSAIGPFIGVMIWNRFREGLWIGCGIVGLIAVAAAWGGVRPTAGAADGDKGEESGGSEEKTGGAGGSGTADAEIRTGT from the coding sequence ATGGCACAGAACAACGCGACGAAAGCGTCGGACGGGGCCGGGAAGCAGCACGCGGGCGTGCGGCAGGTCTGGCGCGAGTCCCCCACAGCGGTGAAGTCCCTGCTGGCCGGCACCATGATCAACCGGCTGGGCGGCTTCGTGCAGGTCTTCATGGTGCTGTATCTGACCCATCGCGGCTTCTCCGACACCCAGGCGGGTGCCGCGCTCGGCGTGTACGGCGGGGGCGCCGTGCTCGGGACGCTGATCGGCGGCGGGATGTCCGACCGGCTCGGGCCGCGGCTGACGATCGTGTCCACCCTGCTGGGGTCCGCCGTGCTGCTCCCCTGCGTCCTCTACCTGGACAACTACTGGGCCATCCTCGCGGTCATCGGCGTCAGCGGTGCGGCCAGCATGGCCTACCAGCCCGCCTCCACCAGCGTGATCAGCCACCTCACCCCGACCGAGCGACACGTCATGATCTTCGCCATGGGCCGTCTGGCGATCAACCTCGGCACGACGGCCGCGCCCCTGCTGGGTGCCGCGCTCGTCAAGGTCTCCTGGGACTTCCTGTTCTGGGGCGAGGCGCTGGCCGTGGTGATCTTCTCCACGGTGGTCGCGACCACCCTGCCGCATGTCGCGCCGGACACGCCCGGGCCGGCGGCCGACGGCCCGGGCGACGGCGGGAAAGCCCCCCGGGCCTCGTACCTGGCGGTGCTGGCCGACCGCCGCTATCTGCTGTTCCTGCTGGCGATGTTCGTCAGCTCGGTGATCTACATCCAGCACATCTCGGCCCTGCCGCTGACCGTGCGCCACCTCGGCATGGGCGTCGAGGTCTACGCGGTGCTGATCGCGCTGAACGGCTTCCTCGTCATCGCCTGCGAACTCCTCGTCGCCAAGGTGGTGCAGCGCTGGCGGATCCGTACCGCGGTGATCATCGGTGTGCTGCTGACCGGCATCGGCATGAGCATGTACGCCCTGCCCTGGGGCCTGGCCGCACTGGTGATCGCCACCCTCGTCTGGTCGCTCGGCGAGATCATCGGCTATCCGTCCCTGTTCTTCGCCTACCCCGCGCAGGCGGGCCCGCCCGGACTGCGGGGACGTTATCTGGGGGCCTCGAACGCCCTGTACGGACTCGGCAGCGCGATCGGCCCGTTCATCGGAGTGATGATCTGGAACCGCTTCCGGGAAGGGCTGTGGATCGGCTGCGGAATCGTGGGGCTGATCGCCGTGGCAGCCGCCTGGGGCGGGGTGCGTCCGACGGCCGGCGCGGCGGACGGGGACAAGGGCGAGGAGAGCGGCGGAAGCGAGGAGAAGACGGGCGGGGCCGGCGGTTCCGGGACGGCCGACGCGGAGATCCGTACGGGAACTTAG
- a CDS encoding M14 family metallopeptidase, with protein MSDETSLDFAPDYSRARARFLEAAQETGARLRSFVLPGHRGPDGGELAVDTAYLGPPDPVKLLVTVSGTHGIEGFCGAACQTRILLREGVAEAAVGPATGVLLVHGLNPYGFAYLRRVNEDNIDLNRNFVDHHAPPHNDSYDAVHGTLVPAEGSEFDPGELVANLTALRDRLGPQRLQEAVTRGQYRHPDGLFHGGRAPAWSRRVFETVVAEQMAGAAHVGYIDLHTGLGERGAGEPIFRGGRDPDARRRARRWYGEALTASEEGTSSSTPIVGNTATAVADGLGAGSRLTAITLEFGTQPGPQVLLALCADTWLHRHHAPADAVRSDLKQLIRDAFCPDDADWRGQVLRRAREVFAQAIAGLADAK; from the coding sequence ATGTCAGACGAGACCTCCCTCGACTTCGCGCCCGACTACTCCCGGGCCCGCGCGCGATTCCTGGAGGCGGCACAGGAGACGGGCGCCCGCCTGCGGAGCTTCGTCCTGCCCGGCCACCGCGGGCCCGACGGCGGCGAACTCGCCGTCGACACCGCCTACCTGGGGCCGCCCGACCCGGTGAAGCTGCTGGTGACGGTCTCCGGAACACACGGCATCGAGGGCTTTTGCGGTGCGGCCTGCCAGACCCGGATCCTGCTGCGGGAAGGTGTCGCGGAGGCCGCCGTGGGGCCCGCGACCGGCGTGCTGCTGGTGCACGGCCTCAACCCGTACGGCTTCGCCTATCTGCGCCGCGTCAACGAGGACAACATCGACCTCAACCGCAACTTCGTCGACCACCACGCCCCGCCGCACAACGACTCCTACGACGCGGTGCACGGCACGCTGGTGCCGGCGGAGGGCAGTGAGTTCGACCCCGGCGAACTGGTCGCGAACCTCACCGCGCTGCGCGACCGGCTCGGTCCACAGAGGCTCCAGGAGGCCGTGACCCGGGGTCAGTACCGTCACCCCGACGGTCTGTTCCACGGCGGGCGGGCACCGGCCTGGTCCCGGCGGGTGTTCGAGACGGTGGTGGCCGAGCAGATGGCGGGCGCGGCCCACGTCGGCTACATCGACCTGCACACCGGGCTCGGCGAACGCGGCGCCGGCGAACCCATCTTCCGCGGCGGCCGCGACCCGGACGCCCGCCGGCGGGCCCGCCGCTGGTACGGCGAGGCGCTCACCGCCTCGGAAGAAGGCACGTCCTCCTCCACCCCGATCGTCGGCAACACGGCGACCGCCGTGGCGGACGGCCTCGGCGCCGGCAGCCGCCTGACCGCGATCACCCTGGAGTTCGGCACCCAGCCGGGGCCCCAGGTGCTGCTGGCACTGTGCGCCGACACCTGGCTGCACCGGCACCACGCACCGGCCGACGCCGTACGGTCGGACCTCAAACAACTGATCCGCGACGCCTTCTGCCCCGACGACGCCGACTGGCGCGGGCAGGTGCTCCGGCGGGCGCGGGAGGTTTTCGCACAGGCCATCGCGGGACTCGCCGACGCCAAGTGA
- a CDS encoding polyprenyl synthetase family protein, whose product MRTETLPVESDFFAPRAAIDDLLCAFLTERAQSAAVPGQSALVLLLRDFIEGGKRVRPLLCVAGWRAAGGDGDPAQAVRLAASIELAHACALVHDDIMDAADSRRGRPSVHRRLAERHPLPEMAERFGTSGAILVGDLALVWSDELLHTTVMPDAHRVAVLRVVDLARAELIAGQHLDLLTTGDLDVSMETALTVVRYKTAKYTIERPLQVGAALAGADQRLMDACSAYGVPLGEAFQLRDDVLGVFGDPDRMGKSRLDDLREGKCTSLIVRALRVATPAQAKRLRAVIGDPQLGEQEAAEVRDILTSTGARAAVERMIDKRYQQALHALDTAPFTPAAVATLKAVAEAAVHRTA is encoded by the coding sequence ATGCGTACTGAGACGCTCCCGGTCGAATCCGACTTCTTCGCCCCCCGCGCGGCCATCGACGACCTGCTGTGCGCCTTCCTGACGGAACGGGCGCAGAGCGCCGCGGTGCCCGGCCAGTCGGCGCTGGTCCTGCTGCTGCGGGACTTCATCGAGGGCGGAAAACGGGTCCGGCCGCTGCTGTGCGTGGCCGGGTGGCGGGCCGCGGGCGGGGACGGGGACCCCGCGCAGGCCGTACGGCTGGCCGCCTCCATCGAGCTGGCGCACGCCTGCGCCCTCGTGCACGACGACATCATGGACGCGGCCGACAGCCGCCGCGGACGCCCCTCGGTCCACCGGAGGCTGGCCGAGCGCCACCCCCTGCCGGAGATGGCCGAACGATTCGGCACCAGTGGCGCCATCCTGGTGGGCGATCTGGCCCTCGTCTGGTCCGACGAGCTGCTGCACACCACGGTCATGCCCGACGCCCACCGCGTCGCCGTCCTGCGCGTCGTCGACCTCGCGCGGGCCGAGCTGATCGCCGGCCAGCACCTGGACCTGCTGACCACCGGCGACCTCGACGTGAGCATGGAGACCGCGCTGACCGTCGTCCGCTACAAGACGGCCAAGTACACCATCGAACGGCCCTTGCAGGTCGGGGCCGCCCTGGCCGGCGCCGACCAGCGGCTCATGGACGCCTGCAGCGCCTACGGTGTGCCGCTCGGCGAGGCGTTCCAGCTCCGGGACGACGTGCTCGGGGTGTTCGGCGACCCGGACCGGATGGGCAAGTCGCGCCTGGACGACCTGCGCGAGGGCAAGTGCACCAGCCTCATCGTCCGCGCCCTGCGGGTCGCCACGCCCGCCCAGGCCAAGCGGCTGCGCGCGGTGATCGGCGATCCCCAGCTGGGCGAGCAGGAGGCCGCGGAGGTCCGCGACATCCTCACGAGCACCGGGGCCCGGGCCGCGGTGGAGCGGATGATCGACAAGCGGTACCAGCAGGCCCTGCACGCCCTGGACACGGCGCCCTTCACCCCCGCGGCGGTCGCCACGCTCAAGGCCGTCGCCGAAGCGGCCGTCCATCGAACGGCATGA
- a CDS encoding type I phosphomannose isomerase catalytic subunit, with protein sequence MNWYPMRLTTPVKQHVFGGRAIPGRLGRTGLPDGPVAETWEISDVEGEHAHVLNGALAGHTLRELALGHPDELVGRGWRGPRFPLLTKFIDAHRPLPVHLHPDDTAARERAGEPNGKTEAWHILHAPPGTTALAGVRPGVDHDRLRQALLRQDFDAVLRRLPVRAGQTLYVPGGTPHSFGPGTLVYEIEQTSDLQQHAMRHRMEDGAPIGDGQWRANIEALLCEWRPEHRPDFHPGLRLPAEDGVARRMLCAGPYFALENWRVRAPGSAVPAFDTCVVLSNIGAATAVTCGAVRECLGPAETLLLPAATASGVRIHGPADVLLGYLPDLERDVRAPLLAAGHSPEAIAALGEGLG encoded by the coding sequence GTGAACTGGTACCCGATGCGGCTGACCACCCCGGTCAAGCAGCACGTCTTCGGCGGCCGGGCCATTCCCGGGCGGCTCGGCCGGACCGGGCTGCCCGACGGGCCGGTGGCGGAGACGTGGGAGATCAGCGATGTCGAGGGCGAGCACGCCCATGTCCTGAACGGGGCACTGGCCGGGCACACGCTGCGCGAGCTGGCCCTGGGCCATCCGGACGAGCTGGTCGGCCGGGGCTGGCGCGGGCCCCGGTTCCCGCTGCTGACCAAGTTCATCGACGCCCACCGGCCGCTGCCGGTGCATCTGCACCCCGACGACACGGCGGCCCGCGAGCGGGCGGGCGAGCCGAACGGCAAGACGGAGGCCTGGCACATCCTGCACGCCCCGCCCGGCACCACCGCGCTGGCCGGCGTACGGCCCGGTGTGGACCACGACCGGCTGCGCCAGGCGCTGCTCCGCCAGGATTTCGACGCGGTGCTGCGGCGCCTGCCGGTACGCGCCGGGCAGACCCTGTACGTACCGGGCGGCACGCCGCACAGCTTCGGGCCCGGCACCCTCGTGTACGAGATCGAGCAGACCTCCGACCTCCAGCAGCACGCGATGCGCCACCGCATGGAGGACGGGGCCCCGATCGGCGACGGGCAGTGGCGGGCCAACATCGAGGCGCTGCTGTGCGAGTGGCGGCCGGAGCACCGGCCGGACTTCCATCCGGGGCTGCGGCTGCCCGCGGAGGACGGTGTGGCGCGGCGGATGCTGTGTGCCGGGCCGTACTTCGCGCTGGAGAACTGGCGGGTCCGGGCGCCGGGGTCCGCGGTGCCGGCGTTCGACACGTGCGTGGTGCTCAGCAACATCGGCGCCGCTACGGCGGTGACCTGCGGGGCGGTACGGGAGTGCCTCGGACCGGCCGAGACGCTCCTGCTGCCCGCCGCCACGGCCTCCGGCGTCCGCATCCACGGCCCCGCCGACGTGCTCCTCGGCTACCTCCCCGACCTGGAGCGCGATGTCCGCGCCCCGCTGCTCGCGGCGGGGCACTCCCCCGAGGCGATCGCCGCGCTCGGCGAGGGACTGGGGTAG
- a CDS encoding VOC family protein — protein MRVIAFDHLVLNVADAERALRFYCGPLGLEPVRVEEWRAGKVPFPSVRVSPTTIIDLLEGDRGGSNVDHICLVVEPLDWQEVIDSGVLTVVDGPGRRFGARGDAQSVYVKDPDGNTVELRWYPQDKEA, from the coding sequence ATGCGCGTCATCGCCTTCGACCACCTGGTCCTCAACGTCGCGGACGCCGAGCGCGCCCTCCGCTTCTACTGCGGCCCGCTGGGGCTGGAACCGGTACGCGTCGAGGAGTGGCGCGCCGGGAAGGTGCCGTTCCCGTCGGTACGGGTGAGCCCGACCACGATCATCGACCTTCTCGAAGGCGACCGGGGCGGGTCCAATGTCGATCACATCTGTCTGGTCGTGGAACCGCTGGACTGGCAGGAGGTGATCGACTCCGGTGTCCTCACGGTGGTCGACGGCCCGGGGCGGCGGTTCGGCGCCCGGGGCGACGCGCAGTCCGTGTACGTGAAGGACCCGGACGGCAACACGGTCGAGCTGCGGTGGTATCCGCAGGACAAGGAAGCGTGA
- a CDS encoding UbiA family prenyltransferase: MTTPTTSAPTAVLLTVWREIRLSWLFIRVDRWTTVFPGTCFVTAAAVHARLAPREAAVTVVLGAVYFWLFIYEHTLANQLVGVEEDRHNKPFRPLVTGEATIRGARLRLAVVRIAFPVYGYCLGVLKWALMWQILSLLQHEYGWGRHWLGRNLYAGIGVIAQLAAAWEMVTVPTPDAWRWIWTLTITVTFLMSVQDLRDMHGDRLVHRSTMPLVFGELPTRGFLCAGFAVGPVFIHSFLMAPAGPRWWFVATDVLLCALSLVLAARVWLLRGPESDQRSYRLVEQWYTFALAASIYTLR, translated from the coding sequence ATGACGACGCCCACGACGAGCGCCCCCACGGCGGTACTGCTGACCGTCTGGCGGGAGATCCGCCTGAGCTGGCTGTTCATCCGCGTCGACCGCTGGACCACGGTCTTCCCCGGCACCTGCTTCGTCACGGCGGCGGCCGTCCACGCGCGGCTGGCCCCGCGCGAGGCCGCGGTCACCGTGGTGCTGGGGGCGGTGTACTTCTGGCTGTTCATCTACGAGCACACCCTGGCCAACCAGCTCGTCGGCGTCGAGGAGGACCGCCACAACAAGCCCTTCCGGCCGCTGGTCACCGGCGAGGCCACCATCCGGGGCGCCCGGCTGCGCCTGGCCGTCGTACGGATCGCCTTCCCCGTGTACGGCTACTGCCTGGGCGTCCTGAAGTGGGCGCTGATGTGGCAGATCCTGTCCCTGCTGCAACACGAGTACGGTTGGGGACGGCACTGGCTGGGCAGGAACCTCTACGCCGGGATCGGCGTCATCGCCCAGCTGGCGGCCGCGTGGGAGATGGTCACCGTGCCCACGCCGGACGCCTGGCGCTGGATCTGGACGCTGACGATCACGGTGACCTTCCTGATGTCCGTCCAGGACCTGCGCGACATGCACGGTGACCGGCTGGTCCACCGCTCCACGATGCCCCTGGTCTTCGGCGAGCTGCCCACCCGGGGCTTTCTGTGCGCCGGCTTCGCCGTCGGCCCCGTCTTCATCCACTCCTTCCTGATGGCGCCCGCCGGCCCGCGCTGGTGGTTCGTCGCCACCGATGTCCTCCTGTGCGCTCTGAGCCTGGTGCTGGCGGCCCGGGTCTGGCTGCTGCGCGGCCCGGAATCCGACCAGCGCAGCTATCGCCTGGTGGAACAGTGGTACACCTTCGCCCTTGCCGCCTCCATCTACACGCTTCGCTGA
- a CDS encoding CsbD family protein codes for MTADKKTSSKAERAKGAMKETVGRAVGNERMTAEGRAERAKGDIREAGEKAKDAFKR; via the coding sequence ATGACCGCCGACAAGAAGACTTCCAGCAAGGCCGAGCGCGCCAAGGGTGCCATGAAGGAAACCGTCGGCCGCGCGGTCGGCAACGAGCGCATGACGGCGGAAGGCCGCGCGGAACGCGCCAAGGGCGATATACGCGAGGCCGGTGAAAAGGCGAAGGACGCGTTCAAGCGGTGA
- a CDS encoding ATP-binding cassette domain-containing protein — MPGEGTERQSRLRLRGVWKAYGRRQVLRGADLDVPSGALVGVVGENGSGKSTLLRIAVGELTPDTGTVVRAGAVGYCPQSAVLNDSFTVLQHLRLFQVAYRLPDLARAHELMDLLAFAGCERLRPGELSGGTRQKLNLLLALMHDPQLLVLDEPYQGFDWDTHQRFWALAVRLRDAGRSIVVVSHLLHDLHHFDAVGHLREGRLDVEERVR; from the coding sequence GTGCCAGGAGAGGGGACCGAGCGGCAGTCGCGGCTGCGGCTCAGGGGCGTGTGGAAGGCGTACGGCCGCAGGCAGGTGCTGCGCGGTGCCGACCTGGACGTGCCGTCGGGGGCGCTGGTCGGTGTCGTCGGCGAGAACGGTTCGGGCAAGAGCACGCTGCTGCGCATCGCGGTGGGGGAGCTGACGCCCGACACGGGCACGGTGGTGCGCGCCGGGGCGGTGGGGTACTGCCCGCAAAGCGCCGTACTGAACGACTCGTTCACCGTCCTGCAGCATCTGCGGCTGTTCCAGGTGGCCTACCGGCTGCCGGACCTGGCGCGGGCCCACGAGCTGATGGACCTGCTGGCGTTCGCCGGCTGCGAGCGCCTGCGGCCCGGCGAACTGAGCGGCGGGACGCGGCAGAAGCTGAACCTGCTGCTCGCACTGATGCACGACCCGCAGCTGCTGGTGCTCGACGAGCCGTACCAGGGCTTCGACTGGGACACCCACCAGCGCTTCTGGGCGCTGGCCGTCCGCCTGCGCGACGCGGGCCGGTCGATCGTCGTGGTCTCGCACCTGCTGCACGACCTGCACCACTTCGACGCGGTCGGCCACCTGCGGGAGGGCCGCCTGGACGTCGAGGAGCGCGTCCGATGA
- a CDS encoding ATP-grasp domain-containing protein — MPRHVVLIDPYSEAAEYANAFRARGVEPVAVLSTPAPLKSYLHGWKPEAFHATHFHDGDFAKLVGIVRGYDPVAVIPGNESAVRLVDALVEELTPGAGNVPGLSAARRDKWPMAQAVASAGVPHLRTFATASEEEAASWLRENGLEGRALVLKPRCSGGTDGVHKVEAGEDWRPSFRRLLGSVNMFDLTNDSILIQEFASGTEFVVDTYSVDGRMGLVAVVRYSKSARGNRIGVYDAEDYLQPDDPLVGVLESYTRQVADAVGIRTGCTHTEIMLTDDGPRLIEIAARLDGGCAQQAARLATGDCQIDRAVRHHLDSAFTPGYEIVRPTRVVWLSAANSGTMSNAEVLDAARELASFQKLACRYPNGSRVPRTEDLFTTLGWVLLSTPDQEVLDQDTKRVREIEAKVVIDPPGLV; from the coding sequence ATGCCACGCCATGTAGTCCTGATCGACCCCTATTCCGAGGCCGCCGAATACGCCAACGCCTTCCGGGCCCGCGGGGTCGAACCGGTCGCGGTGCTCAGCACACCGGCACCGCTGAAATCGTATCTGCACGGCTGGAAACCGGAGGCTTTCCACGCGACACACTTCCACGACGGGGACTTCGCGAAGCTCGTCGGCATCGTGCGCGGCTATGATCCGGTCGCCGTCATTCCCGGCAACGAGTCCGCGGTCAGGCTCGTGGACGCGCTGGTCGAAGAGCTGACCCCGGGGGCAGGAAATGTCCCCGGACTCTCCGCGGCGCGCCGCGACAAGTGGCCCATGGCCCAGGCCGTGGCGAGCGCGGGCGTTCCGCACCTTCGCACGTTCGCCACCGCGAGCGAGGAGGAAGCGGCGAGCTGGTTGCGGGAGAACGGCCTGGAGGGACGGGCACTGGTGCTCAAGCCGCGGTGCAGCGGCGGCACCGACGGCGTGCACAAGGTGGAGGCCGGCGAGGACTGGCGGCCCTCCTTCCGGCGGCTGCTGGGCTCCGTCAACATGTTCGACCTGACGAACGACAGCATCCTCATCCAGGAGTTCGCCTCGGGCACCGAGTTCGTCGTGGACACCTACTCCGTCGACGGGCGGATGGGGCTGGTGGCCGTGGTCCGCTACAGCAAGTCGGCCCGGGGGAACCGCATCGGGGTCTACGACGCGGAGGACTACCTGCAGCCCGACGACCCGCTGGTCGGCGTCCTGGAGTCCTACACGCGCCAGGTCGCCGACGCGGTCGGCATCCGTACGGGATGCACCCACACCGAGATCATGCTGACGGACGACGGCCCCCGGCTGATCGAGATCGCGGCGCGCCTCGACGGGGGCTGTGCGCAGCAGGCCGCGCGGCTCGCGACCGGAGACTGCCAGATCGACCGCGCCGTACGGCACCATCTGGACTCCGCCTTCACCCCCGGATACGAGATCGTGCGGCCCACCCGGGTGGTGTGGCTCTCCGCCGCGAACAGCGGCACCATGAGCAACGCGGAGGTGCTCGACGCGGCGCGTGAGCTGGCCTCGTTCCAGAAGCTGGCCTGCCGCTACCCCAACGGCTCCCGGGTGCCCAGGACCGAGGACCTCTTCACCACCCTCGGCTGGGTGCTGCTCTCCACCCCCGACCAGGAGGTTCTCGACCAGGACACCAAGCGGGTCCGGGAGATCGAGGCCAAGGTGGTGATCGACCCGCCCGGCCTGGTCTGA